In Leuconostocaceae bacterium ESL0723, the following proteins share a genomic window:
- the ligA gene encoding NAD-dependent DNA ligase LigA — protein sequence MANLEPVSSLTTDQARQEIADLQDKLTTYGVAYYENDAPLVEDHVYDELYSRLVALETRFPQFITQDSPTQNVGGAETKSGLSKVTHPEPMLSLGDVFSLEELEEWEQRTVKALGMQPSYNLELKIDGLAVALRYEQGQLKQASTRGNGVIGEDVTANVMTIDQVPKTLKEPVDIEVRGEIFMPKASFADLNEKREEDGQEPFANPRNAAAGSLRQLNPKVTKSRKLAAFIYYTAQPEVIGANTQSELLTRFAELGLPTDTHNRVIGKMAEVKPYLDEYTQKRDQLSYGIDGVVVKVNAFDLEYDLGHTVKIPRWAIAYKFPPEEAQTVVRDIEWTVGRTGAVTPTAVMDPVFLAGTTVQRASLHNPDYLEEKDVRIGDTVTLHKAGDIIPEIGMVIVEKRPKDSQPYQIPTKCPACGAPLVHVEGEVVLRCINPFCPAQIQEQLTHFASRNAMNIDGMGPRVVAQLLAADYVKDVAGIYRLTVEQLLKLDKFKEKSAQNLYNAIQASKDNSLERLLFGLGIRLVGAKAARLIAERFLTLPKIAAAKEDEIAEIDGIGDAIADSVVQYFDKPQAQKLMAELDQVGVNLEYRNNEPQADENSFFYGKRVVLTGKLESSSRSGIARWLSRHGADVVGSVSSKTDLVIAGKDAGSKLQKAKELDIPVWDEAEFLTAQRQES from the coding sequence ATGGCGAATTTGGAACCAGTTTCATCACTTACAACTGACCAGGCCCGGCAGGAAATTGCCGACTTGCAAGACAAGCTCACAACCTATGGGGTGGCCTACTATGAAAATGATGCGCCCCTGGTTGAAGACCATGTCTATGATGAGTTGTACAGCCGCTTGGTGGCCTTAGAGACTCGTTTTCCCCAATTTATTACCCAGGATTCTCCAACGCAAAATGTTGGTGGGGCCGAGACGAAGTCTGGCTTGAGCAAAGTGACCCACCCGGAACCCATGCTTTCGCTGGGGGATGTCTTTAGCCTTGAAGAGCTAGAAGAGTGGGAGCAGCGGACCGTCAAGGCCCTGGGTATGCAACCCAGCTACAACCTGGAATTAAAAATTGACGGCCTAGCCGTCGCTTTACGCTACGAGCAGGGTCAGTTAAAGCAGGCCTCCACCCGGGGCAATGGAGTGATTGGTGAAGATGTCACCGCTAATGTGATGACGATTGACCAAGTGCCAAAAACCTTGAAAGAACCGGTTGATATTGAGGTTCGTGGTGAGATTTTCATGCCTAAGGCCAGCTTTGCGGACCTGAATGAAAAACGTGAAGAGGATGGCCAGGAACCCTTTGCCAACCCCCGTAACGCCGCGGCTGGATCCCTCCGTCAACTCAACCCCAAGGTGACTAAGTCCCGTAAATTAGCGGCCTTTATCTATTACACTGCCCAGCCGGAAGTGATTGGGGCCAACACCCAAAGTGAACTGTTAACGCGCTTTGCTGAGCTGGGCCTGCCCACTGATACCCATAACCGGGTAATTGGCAAGATGGCCGAAGTCAAACCCTACCTGGATGAATATACTCAAAAGCGGGACCAGCTTTCCTATGGGATTGACGGGGTCGTGGTCAAGGTGAATGCCTTTGACCTAGAATACGACCTGGGCCACACCGTGAAAATTCCACGCTGGGCGATTGCCTACAAGTTCCCACCCGAAGAAGCCCAAACCGTGGTCCGAGACATTGAGTGGACCGTGGGCCGGACTGGGGCAGTAACACCGACCGCTGTGATGGATCCGGTCTTTTTGGCCGGCACAACCGTGCAGCGGGCCAGCCTCCACAACCCGGATTACCTGGAAGAAAAAGACGTGCGGATTGGCGACACGGTTACCTTGCACAAGGCTGGTGATATCATCCCAGAAATTGGCATGGTAATCGTCGAAAAGCGGCCTAAGGACAGTCAGCCTTACCAGATTCCGACGAAATGCCCGGCCTGTGGGGCACCCTTGGTCCACGTTGAGGGCGAAGTGGTTCTGCGCTGCATTAACCCCTTCTGTCCAGCTCAGATTCAAGAGCAGCTAACCCACTTTGCCTCCCGAAACGCCATGAATATTGACGGGATGGGACCACGGGTGGTGGCCCAACTACTGGCCGCTGACTACGTTAAAGATGTGGCCGGCATTTACCGGCTTACAGTCGAACAGCTCCTTAAACTAGATAAGTTCAAGGAAAAATCAGCCCAAAACCTCTACAATGCCATCCAGGCTTCCAAGGACAACTCCTTAGAGCGGTTGCTCTTTGGCCTAGGAATCCGCTTAGTTGGGGCGAAGGCAGCCCGCTTGATTGCCGAGCGCTTCTTAACCCTGCCTAAGATTGCAGCGGCCAAGGAGGATGAGATCGCCGAAATTGATGGCATTGGGGATGCCATTGCCGATTCAGTGGTCCAGTACTTTGACAAGCCTCAGGCCCAAAAGTTGATGGCTGAACTGGATCAGGTCGGCGTTAACCTGGAGTACCGCAACAATGAGCCCCAGGCCGATGAAAATTCGTTTTTCTATGGTAAAAGGGTTGTCTTAACTGGTAAACTAGAGTCTAGCAGTCGTTCCGGCATTGCCCGCTGGCTTAGCCGGCACGGGGCCGACGTTGTCGGTTCGGTATCAAGCAAAACTGACCTGGTCATCGCTGGTAAAGACGCGGGCTCCAAGCTACAAAAGGCGAAGGAGCTCGATATCCCGGTTTGGGATGAGGCGGAGTTTTTGACCGCCCAGCGCCAGGAATCATAA
- a CDS encoding CamS family sex pheromone protein, whose amino-acid sequence MKKISVRGYIIIAVVLGILAVLALYFLNANQVGPSTQKKSGVQLTQNSPGQYQTVIKNGRYLVSAARGITATSEPNNLDVKQFESSLLDLSKSHFKTSRYIFQEGQYLSADKVSDLLARQDKDHEDGLNPKDNGKTDSSREPIYVQTLTEQDFMTKDGDNLKLAGMVVGVAMNTQDQYQKEQYGTTYSQNISDADRIAYGKKIAPKLLQQIRATSGVSKDVPIVIAMYANAPADSLAPGNFYAQATSKDGNSLSSWSTISDKSIVLPKESTDTSKLGDDENNGFANFKNDIANFFPNIADATAVANFHNDKLSSMNVTVTTQFYSQTEIDSFTNYVAASALKFLPNTVPVRIVIQTANEVQAILTRKTDDKSFSVTTL is encoded by the coding sequence TTGAAAAAAATTAGCGTGCGCGGCTATATCATTATTGCCGTTGTTCTGGGCATTTTAGCGGTCTTAGCCCTCTACTTCTTAAACGCTAATCAGGTTGGACCCAGCACCCAGAAAAAGAGTGGCGTCCAGCTGACCCAGAATTCACCAGGACAGTACCAGACCGTGATTAAAAACGGCCGCTACTTAGTCAGTGCGGCCCGGGGAATTACGGCCACGTCTGAGCCCAACAACTTGGATGTTAAGCAGTTCGAGTCATCCCTGCTAGACCTGTCAAAGTCCCACTTTAAGACCAGCCGTTATATCTTCCAGGAGGGGCAGTACCTGTCGGCTGACAAGGTTTCTGATTTGCTAGCCCGGCAGGACAAGGACCATGAGGATGGTTTGAACCCGAAGGATAACGGTAAGACCGACAGTTCCCGTGAACCCATCTACGTTCAGACCCTGACTGAACAGGACTTCATGACCAAGGATGGCGACAACCTTAAGCTAGCCGGCATGGTGGTCGGAGTGGCCATGAATACCCAGGACCAGTACCAAAAAGAGCAGTACGGTACGACTTATAGCCAAAATATTTCCGATGCCGATCGGATTGCCTATGGTAAGAAGATTGCCCCTAAGCTGCTCCAGCAAATCCGGGCCACTAGTGGTGTCAGCAAGGATGTACCGATTGTGATTGCCATGTATGCCAATGCACCGGCCGACTCGCTGGCGCCAGGTAACTTTTATGCTCAGGCCACGAGTAAGGATGGCAACAGTCTCTCATCCTGGTCAACCATCAGTGATAAGTCGATTGTCCTGCCTAAGGAATCAACCGATACTTCTAAGCTAGGGGACGATGAAAACAACGGCTTTGCCAACTTCAAGAATGACATTGCCAACTTCTTCCCTAACATTGCCGACGCGACGGCGGTGGCGAATTTCCATAACGACAAGCTATCCAGCATGAACGTGACGGTGACGACCCAGTTCTACAGTCAGACTGAAATCGACAGTTTCACCAACTACGTGGCTGCTTCAGCCTTGAAGTTCCTACCAAATACGGTTCCGGTGCGGATTGTCATCCAAACCGCTAACGAGGTTCAGGCAATCTTGACTCGCAAGACTGACGACAAGAGCTTTAGCGTCACAACCTTATAA
- the metK gene encoding methionine adenosyltransferase, with the protein MTKYFTSESVANGHPDKIADQIADAILDAVLAQDPHARAAIEVTTSTGDVSIFGELSTSAYVNIRQIATDTVRAIGYDQPELGFSADSINVSNKIVEQSADIAQAVDRAEDDPDQLGAGDQGLIYGYATNETANYLPLALTLSHQLMRRIRDVRESGDLPYLRPDAKGEVTVQYNDAGQVERIAAVVLSTQHDDQVSLEQLRKDVKREVIDAVLPDDLVDAETKYYINPSGRFILGGPQADSGLTGRKIIVDTYGGAAHHGGGAFSGKDATKVDRSAAYYARYVAKNLVAAGLADRIEIQVAYAIGVAAPVSLNIETFGTEHVPLDVIYDTVDRFFDFRPLTIIKELDLQRPIYQQTAAYGHFGRTDVDLPWEALDKVDDIKASLK; encoded by the coding sequence ATGACTAAATATTTCACTTCTGAATCGGTGGCCAACGGCCACCCTGATAAAATCGCCGACCAGATTGCGGACGCCATCTTAGACGCGGTCTTAGCCCAGGACCCCCACGCCCGTGCGGCCATTGAGGTCACGACTTCAACCGGGGATGTTTCGATTTTTGGGGAACTGAGTACCAGCGCCTACGTTAACATTCGTCAGATTGCCACGGATACAGTGCGCGCGATTGGCTATGACCAGCCCGAACTTGGTTTCTCAGCTGACTCAATCAACGTCTCTAATAAAATTGTTGAGCAATCTGCTGACATCGCCCAGGCAGTTGACCGAGCTGAAGACGACCCGGACCAACTGGGTGCCGGTGACCAGGGGTTAATTTACGGCTATGCCACCAACGAAACGGCAAACTACCTGCCCTTAGCTTTGACCCTTTCCCACCAGTTGATGCGTCGGATTCGCGATGTCCGTGAAAGTGGGGACCTGCCATACCTGCGGCCAGATGCTAAGGGAGAAGTCACGGTTCAGTACAACGATGCTGGCCAGGTGGAGCGGATTGCGGCCGTGGTCCTATCAACCCAGCACGATGACCAGGTGAGCCTAGAGCAGTTGCGCAAGGATGTTAAGCGCGAAGTCATTGATGCCGTTTTGCCCGATGACCTGGTTGATGCCGAGACCAAGTACTATATCAATCCTTCCGGTCGCTTTATCTTGGGCGGTCCCCAGGCGGATTCTGGTTTAACTGGACGGAAGATTATCGTCGACACCTATGGTGGGGCAGCCCATCACGGGGGTGGTGCCTTCTCTGGTAAGGACGCGACCAAGGTTGATCGTTCCGCTGCCTACTATGCCCGGTACGTGGCTAAGAACTTGGTGGCGGCCGGCCTAGCTGACCGCATCGAAATCCAGGTGGCCTATGCCATTGGGGTTGCGGCCCCGGTTTCACTCAACATTGAAACCTTTGGGACCGAGCACGTGCCCTTGGATGTTATCTATGACACGGTTGACCGTTTCTTTGATTTCCGGCCACTGACCATTATTAAGGAATTGGACCTACAGCGGCCAATTTACCAGCAGACTGCTGCCTATGGCCACTTTGGCCGTACCGATGTGGACCTGCCCTGGGAAGCCCTGGACAAGGTCGATGATATCAAGGCCAGCCTTAAATAA